One genomic region from Chloroflexota bacterium encodes:
- a CDS encoding DNA translocase FtsK, protein MTDRRGTSRRSVSASRRRTRGRGRRTRRGISWGAVARLALRGEVWGVLLVAAGLLTLISLPGADEGVITRWWVHNLRSAFGVGVYLIPVIFGVAGFRLVVGAVEGERDWQQPLGLAVFFLAFLSLAYVLSGEPSREAALAGRGGGLIGWKIGQMLVDGIGLVASAAVLVVVGVLALIWATHHTLEEFARWVVPFVEQLWQTWQARRAGVGQGAPLPSGKLPWHVRMRAWLRERFQPFSPEETSEAMAAKPPSSGRSAVAPTRSGPPRRGGPPSGDLLQGRVIGDAAGPQEWRLPSISEVLDESSEAEISREEIRERARIIEETLASFGVPVRVVEANQGPAVTQFGVQPGYIERKTKDGRVKQVKVKVSRIQALANDLALALSASPIRIEAPVPGRPIVGIEVPNVQTSMVSLRSLLESEEFQSLSAPLRIALGRDVSGQPVVADLASMPHLLIAGATGSGKSVCINSIIVTMLCTHTPETLRFLMIDPKMVELTGYNGIPHLIAPVVVDIERVVSALQWATREMERRYKLFAKARARNIEAYNEMLRAHGEPVLPYILVVIDELADLMMAAPEEVERTICRLAQMARATGIHLIIATQRPSVDVVTGLIKANFPARIAFAVVSQVDSRVILDTPGAERLLGRGDMLFMRPDSSKLERLQGAYVSDRELERLVRYWKGMNTPEEDQTGLVGVRGLATAPSVEPGDVVQRPLWEEMIERERKAAQRDDLYDKAVEVVREAGRASVSLLQRRLRIGYSRAARLIDMLEEEGIIGPDEGGPRGRKVLIPQDPDQEEEGQAGEDAPAGGGDSEVTPPRVWF, encoded by the coding sequence GTGACGGATAGACGAGGCACTTCGCGTCGATCTGTAAGCGCGAGCAGGCGGAGAACGCGAGGCCGCGGCCGCCGAACGCGCCGGGGGATCTCCTGGGGCGCGGTGGCCCGGCTGGCCCTGCGCGGGGAGGTATGGGGCGTCCTTCTGGTCGCCGCCGGGCTTCTCACCCTGATCAGCCTTCCCGGGGCGGATGAGGGGGTGATCACCCGCTGGTGGGTCCACAACCTGCGCTCCGCCTTTGGCGTGGGGGTGTATCTGATCCCCGTCATCTTCGGCGTGGCGGGCTTCCGGCTGGTGGTCGGGGCGGTGGAGGGCGAGCGAGACTGGCAGCAGCCGTTGGGGCTGGCGGTGTTCTTCCTCGCCTTCCTGTCGCTGGCCTACGTCCTCTCCGGGGAGCCAAGCCGTGAGGCGGCCCTGGCGGGGCGGGGTGGCGGGCTCATCGGGTGGAAGATCGGGCAGATGCTGGTGGACGGCATCGGGCTGGTCGCCAGCGCCGCCGTCCTGGTCGTGGTGGGGGTCCTGGCGCTGATTTGGGCCACACATCACACGCTGGAGGAGTTCGCCCGCTGGGTGGTGCCCTTCGTCGAGCAGCTGTGGCAGACCTGGCAGGCTCGACGGGCCGGGGTCGGCCAGGGGGCGCCGTTGCCTTCGGGCAAGCTCCCGTGGCATGTCCGGATGCGCGCCTGGCTGCGGGAGCGTTTCCAGCCCTTCTCGCCGGAGGAAACGTCTGAGGCGATGGCTGCGAAGCCGCCTTCGTCGGGGCGTTCCGCTGTGGCTCCCACGCGCTCGGGGCCACCGCGCCGCGGCGGCCCGCCGTCTGGGGATCTGTTGCAGGGCCGTGTGATCGGCGACGCGGCCGGCCCTCAGGAGTGGCGCCTTCCCTCGATCTCCGAGGTCTTGGACGAGTCGAGCGAGGCGGAGATCAGCCGGGAGGAGATCCGAGAGCGGGCGCGCATCATCGAGGAGACGCTGGCGAGCTTTGGGGTCCCGGTGCGGGTAGTGGAGGCCAACCAGGGCCCGGCGGTGACCCAGTTCGGGGTGCAGCCGGGGTATATCGAGCGCAAGACCAAGGATGGCCGCGTGAAGCAGGTCAAGGTCAAGGTCAGCCGCATCCAGGCGCTGGCCAACGACCTCGCCCTGGCGCTGTCCGCCTCCCCCATTCGCATTGAGGCCCCTGTGCCGGGCCGCCCGATCGTCGGCATCGAGGTCCCGAACGTGCAGACCTCGATGGTGTCCCTGCGCAGCCTGTTGGAGTCGGAGGAGTTCCAATCGCTCTCGGCGCCGCTTCGGATCGCGTTGGGGCGTGACGTGTCCGGCCAGCCCGTGGTGGCCGATCTGGCCTCCATGCCCCACCTGCTCATCGCCGGGGCCACCGGGTCGGGCAAATCCGTCTGCATCAACTCCATCATCGTGACGATGCTGTGCACCCACACCCCGGAGACGCTTCGCTTCCTGATGATCGACCCCAAGATGGTGGAGCTGACCGGGTACAACGGCATCCCGCACCTGATCGCCCCGGTGGTGGTCGACATCGAGCGGGTGGTGAGCGCGCTGCAATGGGCCACCCGTGAGATGGAGCGGCGGTACAAGCTCTTCGCCAAAGCCCGGGCGCGGAACATCGAGGCGTACAATGAGATGCTGCGCGCCCATGGCGAGCCGGTCCTCCCGTACATCCTGGTGGTGATCGACGAGCTGGCCGATCTGATGATGGCCGCGCCGGAGGAGGTGGAGCGGACCATCTGTCGGCTGGCCCAGATGGCGCGAGCGACCGGCATCCACCTCATCATCGCCACGCAGCGTCCCAGCGTGGACGTCGTGACAGGGTTGATCAAGGCGAATTTCCCCGCTCGCATCGCCTTCGCCGTCGTCTCCCAGGTCGATTCCCGGGTGATCCTGGACACCCCGGGCGCCGAGCGTCTGCTGGGCCGCGGCGATATGCTCTTCATGCGTCCCGATTCGTCGAAACTGGAGCGCCTGCAGGGCGCGTATGTGTCGGATCGGGAGCTGGAGCGGCTGGTCCGCTACTGGAAGGGGATGAACACACCTGAGGAGGATCAGACGGGCCTGGTCGGGGTTCGCGGGTTGGCCACGGCGCCCTCCGTGGAGCCGGGGGATGTGGTGCAGCGCCCCTTGTGGGAGGAGATGATCGAGCGGGAGCGCAAGGCGGCCCAGCGCGATGACCTGTATGACAAGGCGGTGGAGGTGGTGCGCGAGGCCGGCCGGGCCTCGGTCTCCCTGCTGCAGCGGCGCCTGCGCATCGGGTATTCGCGCGCCGCGCGCCTGATCGATATGCTGGAGGAGGAGGGGATCATCGGCCCCGATGAGGGTGGCCCTCGGGGGCGCAAGGTGTTGATCCCGCAGGATCCGGATCAGGAGGAAGAGGGCCAGGCGGGGGAGGATGCGCCGGCAGGGGGCGGGGATTCGGAGGTGACGCCGCCTCGTGTGTGGTTCTGA
- the phnD gene encoding phosphate/phosphite/phosphonate ABC transporter substrate-binding protein — MMQKRLFSLMTVLVVFSLLITACAGRATPTPAPAAPEEAQPTPKTEEAAPKPAEAPLGSEENPIQMVWVPSGDTQKILAGAEQLDALLAKQGIYVKSSVATSYAAAIEALCAGKADAAALATLSYVLAHDKCGAEVILNSIRRGSATYNGQILVRSDSGINSVADLKGKRFAFTDPASTSGYLYAAALLKANGVDPAKDLAEAIFAGSHNAAALAVYNGQVDAAATYVDVRNSLEKTFPDIKEKTKVIAQTDPIPNDTITVRKDMPADVKEKFKQALLAVMETEEGKQAGYEIYEWDGLAESNDSLFEPVRVAAAALGIELQNWKGQSIPWKFGLVTDVGRIDDKSFNESSWNALLNAQKRYYAEVKYIVSVDPKDYAKNIATFAEDGYDVIVISGFALGPAALEAALKYPNVKFIGVDIDVEALAAQMGVDVPDNFAGLIFEEDKAGFLAGALAGMMTKTNVIGSVLGTDLVPPVWRFGEGYRAGAKYVNPDVEVIVVYHSDVGFDKTFDDPEWGKTTALSMIDKGADIIFGAGGKTGNGALFACAETKKCYAIGVDQDQFYSLPEVQDVIITSAMKMITPGVEALIKQAVRGSFKGGNFKGEVGLAPFHNLDDVVPQEVRDRLAEIEQGLKDGTIQTGVPPAKPQ, encoded by the coding sequence ATGATGCAAAAGCGGTTGTTCTCGCTCATGACGGTGCTGGTCGTCTTCTCGCTGCTGATCACCGCCTGTGCCGGCCGCGCCACGCCAACACCGGCTCCGGCGGCTCCTGAGGAGGCGCAGCCGACGCCGAAGACGGAGGAGGCAGCGCCGAAGCCCGCCGAGGCGCCTCTGGGCAGCGAAGAGAATCCGATCCAGATGGTGTGGGTGCCGTCCGGTGACACGCAGAAGATCCTGGCCGGGGCGGAGCAGTTGGACGCGCTGTTGGCCAAGCAGGGGATCTACGTGAAGTCCTCCGTGGCCACCAGCTACGCGGCCGCGATCGAAGCCCTCTGCGCGGGGAAGGCGGACGCAGCGGCGCTGGCGACCCTGTCGTACGTCCTGGCGCATGATAAGTGCGGCGCCGAGGTGATCCTGAACTCCATCCGACGGGGCAGCGCGACGTATAACGGCCAGATCCTGGTCCGGTCGGACAGCGGCATCAACAGCGTGGCCGATTTAAAGGGGAAGCGCTTCGCGTTCACGGACCCGGCATCCACGTCGGGGTACCTGTACGCGGCCGCTCTGCTGAAGGCCAATGGCGTGGATCCCGCCAAGGACCTGGCGGAGGCCATCTTCGCCGGCTCCCACAACGCGGCCGCCCTGGCGGTGTACAACGGCCAGGTGGACGCCGCGGCCACCTATGTGGATGTCCGCAATAGCCTGGAGAAGACCTTCCCGGACATCAAGGAGAAGACGAAGGTCATCGCCCAGACGGATCCCATCCCCAACGACACCATCACCGTGCGCAAGGATATGCCCGCCGACGTCAAGGAGAAGTTCAAGCAGGCGTTGCTGGCGGTGATGGAGACGGAGGAGGGGAAGCAGGCCGGGTATGAGATCTACGAGTGGGACGGCCTGGCGGAGAGCAATGATTCCCTATTCGAGCCGGTGCGCGTGGCCGCGGCCGCGTTGGGCATCGAGCTGCAGAATTGGAAGGGCCAGTCGATCCCGTGGAAGTTCGGCCTGGTCACTGATGTGGGCCGCATCGACGATAAGAGCTTCAACGAGTCGTCGTGGAACGCGTTGCTGAACGCCCAGAAGCGCTACTATGCCGAGGTCAAGTACATCGTCTCCGTCGATCCCAAGGATTATGCCAAGAACATCGCCACCTTCGCCGAGGACGGGTATGATGTCATCGTGATCTCCGGCTTCGCGCTGGGGCCGGCCGCGCTGGAGGCCGCGTTGAAGTACCCGAACGTCAAGTTCATCGGCGTGGACATCGATGTGGAGGCTCTGGCGGCCCAGATGGGCGTGGATGTTCCGGACAATTTCGCCGGGCTCATCTTCGAGGAGGATAAAGCTGGCTTCCTGGCGGGCGCGCTGGCCGGCATGATGACGAAGACCAACGTCATCGGCTCCGTGCTGGGGACCGATCTGGTGCCGCCCGTCTGGCGCTTCGGCGAGGGGTATCGCGCAGGCGCCAAGTATGTGAATCCGGACGTGGAGGTCATCGTCGTCTACCATAGCGACGTCGGATTCGACAAGACCTTCGATGATCCGGAGTGGGGCAAGACCACGGCGCTGTCCATGATCGACAAGGGCGCGGACATCATCTTCGGGGCCGGCGGCAAGACCGGCAACGGCGCGCTGTTCGCCTGCGCCGAGACGAAGAAGTGCTACGCCATCGGCGTCGATCAGGATCAGTTCTACTCCCTGCCCGAGGTGCAGGATGTGATCATCACCAGCGCCATGAAGATGATCACGCCGGGCGTGGAGGCGCTGATCAAGCAGGCCGTGCGCGGCTCCTTCAAGGGCGGAAACTTCAAGGGCGAGGTCGGCCTGGCACCGTTCCACAATCTGGACGACGTGGTGCCGCAGGAGGTCCGGGATCGTCTGGCCGAGATCGAACAGGGCTTGAAGGACGGGACGATCCAGACCGGCGTGCCGCCCGCGAAGCCGCAGTAA